One Deinococcus betulae genomic window carries:
- a CDS encoding acyl-CoA dehydrogenase — MPPFLNRRDLSFQLFEVLATGALPSRPRFADHGREVYEDVLNVAYTVAERHFANHTREVDSHEPQVVDGRVVLPAAVAGAMHAFREAGFFSAHHDEALGGLQLPWVVTQAVQAHFQAANIGSSGYPFLTIGNANLQRLFASPEQQRRYMLPLLEGRWFGTMALSEPQAGSGLADITTTATPRGDGTYAISGTKMWISGGEHELTENIVHLVLARIAGGPGGVRGISLFLVPRYRVQDDGRPGEPNHVVLAGLNHKMGYRGTVNTLLNFGEGGETVGELVGEPGQGLAQMFHMMNEARIGVGLGAVMLGTAGYLHSLAYAQERRQGRLPSGKDSHAPPVAIIDHADVRRLLLCQKVFVEGGLALGLYAASLVDDLQTGPEETRGDTGLLLDLLTPIVKSWPSRYSQEALSDAIQVMGGAGYTRDFPVEMYYRDNRLNPIHEGTEGIQGNDLLGRKLTQQGGRGLVVLLEKIETDLAASDGFEGLKEIRAALRQALTQTREAITSLLSRATELGPDVVLANANSALEALGHTVVGWMWLRQAVAAARALPDARGSDADFYRGKLHAARFFAVYELPKVRAHAELLRSADLTTLEMQPGWF; from the coding sequence ATGCCCCCCTTTCTGAACCGGCGCGACCTGAGTTTTCAACTGTTTGAGGTGCTGGCCACTGGCGCCCTGCCCAGTCGTCCCCGCTTCGCCGACCACGGCCGTGAAGTCTACGAGGACGTTCTGAACGTGGCCTACACCGTGGCCGAGCGGCATTTTGCCAACCATACGCGCGAGGTGGACAGCCATGAGCCGCAGGTCGTGGACGGCAGGGTCGTGCTGCCTGCCGCAGTGGCCGGGGCCATGCACGCTTTCCGTGAGGCCGGCTTTTTCAGTGCCCACCACGACGAGGCTCTGGGCGGCCTGCAGCTGCCCTGGGTGGTGACGCAGGCGGTGCAGGCGCATTTTCAGGCGGCGAATATCGGCTCCAGTGGCTACCCCTTCCTGACCATCGGGAACGCCAATCTGCAGCGCCTATTCGCCTCGCCGGAGCAGCAGCGCCGTTACATGCTGCCCCTTCTGGAAGGTCGCTGGTTTGGCACGATGGCGCTCTCGGAACCGCAGGCGGGGTCCGGGCTGGCCGACATCACGACCACCGCCACACCGCGCGGTGACGGCACCTACGCCATTTCCGGAACCAAGATGTGGATTTCAGGTGGCGAACACGAACTGACCGAGAACATCGTGCATCTGGTACTGGCCCGCATCGCGGGTGGGCCGGGGGGCGTGCGCGGCATCAGCCTCTTTCTGGTGCCGCGCTACCGGGTCCAGGACGACGGCCGCCCCGGCGAGCCCAACCATGTCGTCCTGGCTGGCCTGAACCACAAGATGGGCTACCGGGGCACCGTGAATACCCTCCTGAACTTTGGCGAGGGCGGCGAGACGGTGGGTGAGTTGGTGGGCGAACCGGGGCAGGGGCTGGCGCAGATGTTCCACATGATGAACGAGGCGCGGATTGGGGTCGGTCTGGGCGCGGTGATGCTGGGCACCGCCGGTTACCTGCACAGCCTGGCCTATGCCCAGGAGCGGCGTCAGGGCCGCCTGCCGTCGGGGAAGGACTCTCATGCACCCCCAGTGGCCATCATTGACCACGCCGATGTGCGCCGCCTGCTGCTGTGTCAAAAGGTGTTCGTGGAAGGCGGCCTGGCGCTCGGGCTGTACGCCGCTTCGCTGGTGGACGATCTTCAGACTGGCCCAGAGGAGACGCGCGGGGACACGGGTTTGCTGCTGGACCTGCTGACGCCCATCGTCAAAAGTTGGCCCAGCCGCTACAGCCAGGAGGCCCTGAGTGACGCCATTCAGGTAATGGGCGGCGCTGGCTACACCCGCGACTTTCCTGTCGAGATGTACTACCGCGACAACCGCCTCAACCCCATCCACGAGGGCACTGAGGGAATTCAGGGCAATGACCTGCTGGGCCGCAAATTGACCCAGCAGGGTGGGCGCGGCCTGGTGGTGCTGTTGGAGAAAATAGAGACAGACCTTGCGGCGAGTGACGGATTTGAGGGACTGAAGGAGATTCGCGCTGCCCTGCGGCAGGCACTGACACAGACCCGCGAGGCCATCACGTCGCTCCTCAGCCGCGCCACCGAACTGGGGCCCGACGTGGTGCTGGCCAACGCCAACAGCGCTCTGGAAGCGCTTGGGCATACGGTGGTGGGCTGGATGTGGCTGCGGCAGGCGGTGGCTGCGGCGCGCGCCCTGCCTGACGCCCGTGGCAGCGACGCTGATTTTTACCGGGGCAAGCTCCACGCCGCGCGCTTTTTTGCCGTCTACGAACTGCCGAAGGTGCGCGCACACGCCGAACTCCTGCGCAGCGCCGACCTCACCACTCTAGAAATGCAGCCGGGATGGTTTTGA
- a CDS encoding peptidoglycan recognition protein family protein, translating into MSQTPLNALNRRDVLRLGALLGGSAFLASCGLNVPSANLPASPLNALAVTQPSVAGTVAWSAQAPKSPVVLLSARPTRILIHHTASANTADLSRAQAYSLARSIQQSHFSRGWIDSGQQFTISRGGYVVEGRHRSLEAAQGGQQHVQGAHCDGFNDVSVGIENEGTYMTVSPPGGQYSALVGLCAWLCQQYGIPASELYGHRDFNNTDCPGDVLYAKLPQLRADVAARLGVSLRLWPTTRAPMTGERVRSAQRLLLAAGQTLTADGTYGNGTASAVRAFQSGVGLTPDGVIGSVTWERLIRTVRRGDSGPAVQAAQGQLAARGYSVTVDGIFGSGTENAVKSFQASRSLTADGVVGPNTWFALQS; encoded by the coding sequence GTGAGTCAGACTCCTCTCAATGCTCTCAACCGGCGCGATGTGCTGCGCCTCGGTGCCCTGCTGGGTGGCAGCGCCTTTCTGGCGAGTTGCGGCCTGAATGTCCCCTCTGCCAATCTGCCCGCTTCGCCGCTCAACGCGCTGGCCGTGACGCAGCCGTCCGTGGCCGGGACAGTGGCCTGGTCGGCGCAGGCGCCCAAATCGCCGGTGGTGCTGCTCAGTGCCCGGCCCACCCGCATCCTGATTCACCACACGGCCAGTGCCAACACGGCTGACCTCTCGCGCGCCCAGGCCTACAGCCTGGCGCGCAGCATTCAGCAAAGTCACTTTTCGCGGGGCTGGATTGACTCGGGCCAGCAGTTCACCATCAGCCGGGGCGGGTATGTCGTCGAAGGCCGTCACCGCAGCCTGGAGGCGGCACAGGGCGGCCAGCAGCATGTTCAGGGGGCCCATTGCGACGGCTTCAATGACGTGTCAGTGGGCATCGAGAACGAGGGTACATACATGACCGTCTCGCCTCCGGGTGGGCAGTACAGCGCCCTGGTGGGCTTGTGTGCGTGGCTGTGTCAGCAGTACGGGATTCCGGCAAGCGAACTCTACGGCCACCGGGATTTCAACAACACGGACTGCCCAGGCGACGTGCTGTATGCCAAATTGCCGCAGCTGCGGGCTGATGTGGCGGCCCGGCTGGGGGTGAGTCTGCGCCTCTGGCCCACCACCCGCGCCCCCATGACGGGCGAGCGCGTTCGGAGTGCCCAGCGTCTGCTGCTGGCTGCTGGCCAGACCCTGACGGCGGACGGCACCTACGGCAATGGCACGGCCAGCGCCGTGCGTGCCTTTCAAAGCGGTGTGGGGCTTACCCCCGACGGCGTGATTGGCTCGGTGACCTGGGAGCGCCTGATTCGGACGGTGCGTCGCGGCGACAGTGGGCCAGCGGTGCAGGCCGCGCAAGGGCAACTGGCCGCGCGAGGCTACAGCGTGACGGTGGACGGCATCTTTGGCTCCGGCACCGAGAACGCGGTGAAATCATTTCAAGCCAGCCGTAGTCTGACCGCCGATGGCGTGGTGGGGCCGAATACCTGGTTTGCTCTACAGAGCTGA
- a CDS encoding fibronectin type III domain-containing protein, which yields MKRLQLWLAAGLLGVLAACSGPAPTPSTSPQAALRGQGVGAPASGRLLLIGQSSKNTYTDWQKVGQEAAGGSVYYELRSADFNKGNLGGSLVNLHREFADFLATRGGKYVQVGVSWKDNPPGYNGGDENLKASISRGVTQSLANRDAGLLAKFDPLIAYINSRPGTKFLLRLDYEVSPFYHCEDYQATGSALKCLAYKGAFNSIASYVAGKVTGDNVGFIYHPVRGVFREMYPGAAWVDWIGLSVFNHELCLPIYNRYVTNNGTSIVNNTIYNGEVGRSYDTAAKQCINYVRASNGSAVKANFDLDANVLAMMKFARDNGKPMILSETAPMNFAAGQQASGAESESDMSLWVNRLFRLVSYNGPLPEYLGVAGNVDLSGVVKAVVYMNTDLRYGWDGYYGQTYSVTDTDNSQGGFRYDEDWYNNAQLDKYTQTRTAFCTGLANTGFGTRCGGGGGGDTAAPTTPGTLNSPAKTSSSVSLTWGASTDNVGVARYEVLRGGTLVGTPTGTSFTVTGLAASTAYSFQVRAVDAAGNGSGLTAPLSVTTSAGSSTVNIPGTVTTSAGSIASGTTRNFEVNATQNAKYKFLVTSTSSQNSQLVTVAFNGESVQQAISAGQTITVYFQAVTSGPKTLSLRADSSAVSLGRVEGQTW from the coding sequence ATGAAGCGACTTCAACTATGGCTGGCCGCTGGGCTGCTGGGGGTGCTGGCGGCCTGCTCGGGTCCGGCCCCGACCCCGTCCACCTCACCCCAGGCCGCGCTCCGGGGGCAGGGTGTGGGCGCGCCGGCGTCTGGCCGCCTGCTGCTTATTGGGCAATCCAGCAAGAACACCTACACCGACTGGCAGAAGGTGGGGCAGGAAGCGGCGGGCGGCAGCGTGTACTACGAACTGCGCTCGGCGGACTTTAACAAGGGCAACCTTGGCGGCTCGCTGGTGAACCTCCACCGCGAATTTGCCGATTTCCTGGCCACCAGAGGCGGCAAATACGTGCAGGTGGGCGTAAGCTGGAAGGACAACCCACCTGGCTACAACGGCGGCGACGAGAACTTAAAGGCCAGCATCTCACGCGGAGTCACGCAGAGCCTGGCCAACCGCGACGCGGGGCTGCTGGCCAAATTTGACCCCTTGATTGCCTATATCAATTCGCGGCCCGGCACCAAATTTCTGCTGCGCCTGGACTACGAGGTCAGCCCCTTTTACCACTGCGAGGACTATCAGGCGACCGGTTCGGCCCTGAAATGCCTGGCTTACAAGGGCGCCTTTAACAGCATCGCCAGCTACGTGGCAGGCAAGGTCACAGGGGACAACGTGGGCTTTATCTACCATCCGGTGCGCGGCGTGTTCCGCGAGATGTATCCCGGCGCTGCCTGGGTGGACTGGATTGGCCTAAGCGTGTTTAACCACGAACTCTGCCTGCCCATCTACAACCGCTACGTGACCAACAACGGCACCAGTATCGTGAACAACACCATCTACAACGGCGAGGTGGGCCGCAGTTACGATACGGCCGCCAAGCAGTGCATCAACTACGTGCGGGCCAGCAACGGCAGCGCCGTGAAGGCCAACTTTGACCTCGACGCCAACGTGCTGGCCATGATGAAGTTTGCCAGGGACAACGGCAAACCCATGATTCTGAGCGAAACAGCCCCCATGAACTTTGCAGCCGGGCAGCAGGCCAGCGGCGCCGAGTCGGAAAGCGACATGAGTCTCTGGGTCAACCGCCTGTTCCGGCTGGTGTCGTACAACGGGCCACTGCCCGAATACCTGGGGGTGGCAGGCAACGTAGACCTGTCGGGTGTGGTGAAGGCCGTCGTGTACATGAACACGGACCTGCGCTACGGCTGGGACGGGTATTATGGCCAGACCTACAGCGTGACCGACACCGACAACAGCCAGGGCGGGTTCCGCTACGACGAGGACTGGTACAACAACGCCCAGCTGGATAAGTACACCCAGACCCGCACGGCGTTCTGCACAGGTCTGGCCAACACGGGCTTCGGCACCCGGTGTGGCGGCGGTGGTGGGGGAGACACGGCGGCGCCCACTACTCCCGGCACCCTCAATAGCCCGGCCAAGACCAGTTCGTCGGTCAGCCTGACCTGGGGCGCTTCTACCGACAACGTGGGTGTGGCCCGCTATGAGGTCCTGCGCGGTGGCACCTTGGTAGGCACCCCCACAGGCACCAGTTTCACGGTGACGGGCCTGGCCGCCAGCACGGCCTACAGTTTTCAGGTGCGGGCAGTGGATGCGGCGGGCAACGGGTCGGGCCTGACCGCGCCGCTGAGTGTGACCACCAGCGCAGGCAGCAGCACGGTCAACATTCCCGGCACCGTAACGACCTCAGCGGGCAGCATAGCCAGCGGCACCACCCGCAACTTTGAGGTGAACGCCACCCAGAACGCGAAATACAAGTTCCTGGTGACCTCAACCAGCTCTCAGAACAGCCAACTGGTCACGGTGGCCTTTAACGGCGAGAGCGTGCAGCAGGCCATTAGCGCCGGGCAAACGATCACCGTGTATTTCCAGGCCGTCACGAGCGGCCCCAAAACCCTGAGTCTCCGGGCAGACAGCAGCGCCGTCAGTCTCGGGCGGGTGGAGGGGCAGACGTGGTAA
- a CDS encoding DEAD/DEAH box helicase family protein produces MAPTLRLDRGTLIMTEVPACVRAHFLWDARSQSWRAPGRTYRAIVEALRASDTPFRDSASAFEKLELSFARDVTPYPHQTRALTAWKRAGRRGVVVLPTGAGKTLVAQLALRDTPRSALICVPTLDLLHQWYAGLVAAFPDLAVGLLGGGSHDETPLLVSTYDSAAIHAETLAGRYALQIFDEAHHLPSDFTRVIAEMGVAPYRLGLTATPKRSDGRERDLDSLIGPVVYQAAPEDLAGETLAPYREVLIRVTLSPFEQRRYDDLVAQRNEFLRLSGIRLGSLEGWKQFVMASGSPHGRRAMLAHREARSLAYGTDGKLRVLEEVLANHPQARTLIFTDDNATVYRISREFLIPAITHQTPVKERHTLLEKFRSGDYRILVTSRVLNEGVDVPEASVAVVLSGTATEREHIQRLGRILRRAEGKQAVLYEVITQGTSEERVSQQRRGQWSPPALEDFGVLNASD; encoded by the coding sequence ATGGCTCCTACCCTGCGCCTGGACCGGGGCACCCTCATCATGACCGAGGTGCCGGCCTGTGTCCGCGCCCACTTCCTGTGGGACGCGCGCAGTCAGTCGTGGCGCGCGCCAGGCCGGACCTACCGGGCCATTGTTGAGGCGCTGCGGGCCAGCGACACGCCATTCCGGGACAGCGCCTCGGCCTTCGAGAAATTGGAGTTGTCGTTTGCCCGCGACGTAACCCCTTACCCGCACCAGACGCGTGCCTTGACTGCCTGGAAACGGGCCGGGCGCCGGGGCGTGGTGGTGCTCCCTACTGGCGCTGGCAAGACGCTGGTGGCCCAACTGGCGCTGCGCGACACCCCCCGCAGCGCCCTGATTTGTGTGCCCACCCTGGACCTCCTGCACCAGTGGTATGCGGGGCTGGTGGCGGCTTTTCCCGACCTGGCAGTAGGCCTCTTGGGCGGCGGCAGCCACGACGAGACGCCGCTGCTGGTCAGCACATACGATTCGGCGGCCATTCACGCCGAGACACTGGCGGGGCGCTACGCCCTTCAGATTTTTGATGAGGCGCATCACCTTCCCAGCGACTTTACGCGGGTGATTGCCGAGATGGGCGTGGCGCCCTACCGTCTGGGCCTGACCGCCACCCCCAAGCGCAGCGACGGCCGTGAGCGCGACCTGGACAGCCTGATTGGCCCCGTGGTGTACCAGGCGGCCCCCGAAGACCTGGCCGGCGAGACCCTGGCGCCTTACCGCGAGGTGCTGATCCGGGTGACCCTCAGCCCCTTCGAGCAGCGGCGCTATGACGACCTGGTAGCCCAGCGCAACGAGTTCCTGCGCCTCAGTGGCATTCGGCTGGGGTCGCTGGAAGGCTGGAAGCAGTTCGTGATGGCCAGCGGCAGCCCCCACGGCCGCCGCGCCATGCTGGCCCACCGTGAGGCCCGCTCGCTGGCCTACGGCACCGACGGCAAACTGCGGGTGCTAGAGGAAGTCCTGGCCAACCATCCCCAGGCCCGCACCCTGATCTTCACGGATGACAACGCCACGGTGTACCGCATCAGCCGCGAATTTTTGATTCCCGCCATTACCCACCAGACGCCTGTGAAAGAGCGTCATACGCTGCTGGAAAAGTTCCGGTCAGGCGACTACCGCATTCTCGTGACCAGCCGGGTCCTGAATGAGGGGGTGGACGTGCCCGAGGCCAGCGTGGCCGTCGTGCTGTCAGGCACCGCCACCGAGCGCGAGCATATTCAGCGGCTGGGGCGTATCCTGCGCCGCGCTGAAGGCAAGCAGGCCGTGCTCTATGAGGTCATTACCCAGGGCACCAGCGAGGAACGGGTCAGCCAGCAGCGGCGCGGGCAGTGGTCGCCGCCTGCCCTGGAGGACTTTGGGGTCCTGAATGCTTCCGACTGA
- a CDS encoding peptidoglycan-binding domain-containing protein, whose protein sequence is MTKTLRFSALFAVLLLGACSAPTSPEVAASPASGMLSAQSVLTWQVLRQGDSGRDVVTLQYLLRHRGQTVTVDGAFGAGTNTAVRNFQSANGLTVDGIVGGNTWEKLIATVRQGDNNNAVRAVQDQLRSGYSYSSVTVDGAFGPGTDTAVRDFQTKRGLGADGVVGLNTWHALVTGSSTGGTGTTASLASQILNNSRITLGTSSSTSGGNPRQNIADTAAGRLAKRGCAGNANCGLTVALKRSMLQAMANMGAGNSMYITSIAGGVHSTYSDHYAGLAFDIGTWNGVSLASPNSAHTAARNACLAAGSDPSQTFNAYYDPPGGHSNHVHCAWN, encoded by the coding sequence ATGACGAAAACCCTGCGTTTCTCTGCTCTCTTTGCCGTCCTGCTGCTCGGTGCGTGCAGCGCCCCGACCTCGCCGGAGGTGGCGGCCAGCCCAGCTTCGGGTATGCTCTCCGCGCAGTCGGTTCTCACCTGGCAGGTGCTGCGTCAAGGCGACAGTGGCCGCGACGTGGTCACCCTGCAATACCTGCTGCGTCACCGGGGCCAGACGGTGACGGTCGACGGCGCGTTTGGCGCCGGGACCAACACCGCCGTGCGGAATTTTCAGAGCGCCAACGGCCTGACCGTGGACGGCATCGTGGGTGGGAACACCTGGGAAAAACTGATTGCCACCGTGCGTCAGGGAGACAACAACAACGCCGTGCGGGCCGTGCAGGACCAGCTCCGCAGTGGGTACAGCTACAGCAGCGTGACGGTCGACGGCGCGTTCGGCCCTGGCACCGACACGGCTGTGCGCGATTTCCAGACCAAGCGCGGCCTGGGCGCCGACGGTGTCGTGGGCCTGAACACCTGGCACGCGTTGGTGACCGGCAGCAGCACCGGCGGCACTGGCACGACGGCCAGCCTCGCCAGTCAGATTCTGAATAACAGCCGGATCACGCTGGGGACCAGCAGTTCAACCTCGGGTGGCAATCCACGCCAGAACATTGCGGACACCGCCGCTGGGCGCCTGGCCAAACGCGGCTGCGCCGGCAACGCCAACTGCGGGCTGACGGTGGCGCTGAAACGCTCCATGTTGCAGGCTATGGCCAACATGGGCGCTGGCAACTCCATGTACATCACCTCTATTGCCGGGGGCGTGCATTCTACTTATTCCGACCATTACGCGGGTCTCGCTTTTGACATCGGTACTTGGAACGGCGTGAGCCTGGCGAGCCCCAACAGCGCCCACACGGCGGCCCGCAACGCCTGTCTCGCGGCGGGCAGCGACCCCAGCCAGACCTTCAATGCGTACTACGACCCGCCCGGCGGCCACAGCAACCACGTTCACTGCGCCTGGAACTGA
- a CDS encoding DUF790 family protein: protein MLPTELLLFRVKAGLVEPRRLKPTPQNLTLAETLIAAFEAHMGKRRCDLDEELRALEAGRQDFKVVRGLAHLLSNLGTFEASGPLEPGTVRSRVFELAQAGVPSRRHTAQVLEQAARSLTAQATGSERPLNADELLGALYADLPDQQTLVAFEPPAPLELIHRYDLAQAQGTLYRAYELVITARRNEPARYKQLLKYLKFFGLMATVEGDANLGFTLTLDGPASLFGGTTRYGLGMAKFLPALLHVTKWDLSASLKPRRDLAWVDPADTEWSFQLTSEDGYVSHYAPPQEHDSALESGFAERFAKLETPWQLEREVDLVPVPGGVILPDFRLVNGDRSVLVEIVGYWRPEYLRKKFELLRKAGRTDVIVCVSERLNLERAGVNPADFGERLVWFKGVLNPKEVLALAERHAVTGA from the coding sequence ATGCTTCCGACTGAGCTGCTACTATTCCGGGTCAAGGCGGGCCTGGTCGAACCCCGGCGCCTGAAACCCACCCCGCAGAACCTTACCCTGGCCGAAACCCTGATTGCCGCCTTTGAAGCCCATATGGGCAAGCGCCGCTGTGACCTGGACGAGGAACTGCGCGCCCTGGAAGCCGGACGGCAGGATTTCAAGGTGGTGCGCGGCCTGGCCCACCTCCTGAGCAACCTGGGCACCTTTGAGGCCAGTGGGCCGCTGGAGCCGGGCACCGTGCGCTCACGTGTATTCGAGCTGGCGCAGGCCGGCGTCCCCAGCCGCCGGCATACGGCGCAGGTGCTGGAGCAGGCAGCCCGCTCCCTGACCGCCCAGGCCACTGGCAGCGAGCGTCCCCTGAACGCCGACGAGCTGCTGGGCGCTCTCTACGCTGACCTGCCGGACCAGCAGACGCTGGTGGCGTTTGAGCCGCCTGCGCCCCTGGAACTTATTCACCGCTACGACCTGGCCCAGGCGCAGGGCACCCTCTACCGCGCCTATGAGCTGGTGATCACCGCCCGGCGCAACGAACCGGCGCGCTACAAGCAGCTGCTGAAGTACCTGAAGTTCTTTGGCCTGATGGCCACCGTCGAGGGGGACGCCAATCTGGGCTTTACCCTGACGCTGGACGGGCCTGCCAGCCTGTTCGGCGGCACCACGCGCTACGGCCTGGGCATGGCCAAGTTTTTGCCCGCGCTGCTGCATGTGACGAAATGGGACCTGAGCGCGAGCCTCAAGCCACGGCGCGACCTGGCCTGGGTGGACCCTGCCGACACCGAATGGTCGTTTCAGCTGACCAGCGAGGACGGCTATGTCAGCCATTACGCCCCGCCCCAGGAACACGACAGCGCCCTGGAATCGGGCTTTGCCGAGCGCTTTGCCAAACTGGAGACGCCCTGGCAGCTTGAACGTGAGGTGGACCTGGTGCCAGTGCCGGGCGGCGTGATTCTGCCGGATTTCCGGCTGGTTAACGGCGACCGGTCCGTGCTGGTGGAAATCGTGGGCTACTGGCGCCCCGAGTACCTGCGCAAGAAATTCGAGTTGCTGCGCAAGGCCGGACGCACGGACGTGATTGTGTGTGTGTCTGAACGCCTGAACCTGGAGCGTGCGGGCGTCAACCCCGCCGATTTTGGCGAGCGTCTGGTGTGGTTTAAGGGCGTGCTGAACCCCAAGGAGGTGCTGGCCCTGGCCGAGCGCCACGCGGTGACCGGGGCCTAG
- a CDS encoding NADPH:quinone oxidoreductase family protein, which yields MRALTCTAFDQPETLTVQDLPTPVPGPGEVVLEVRAAGVNYPDALMVTGQYQVRPPLPFTPGAEAAGVVTAVGEGVKHLRVGQRAAAFTGTGAFATHLKAPAGAAFALPSALSFEVGATLPLAYGTAMHALTDRGHLTAGQTLLVLGAAGGVGLAAVMIGKALGARVIAAASTEDKLAVARAHGADETVNYEQGDLKEALKTLTGKAGVDVVLDPVGGHWAESAFRALGWNGRYLVVGFAGGEIPRLPLNLPLLKGASLVGVFWGEYTRRDPRGNAEHLAQLMAWIEAGQVRPLVSARYALDDAPRALRDLLERRVTGKVVVVP from the coding sequence ATGCGCGCCCTGACCTGCACCGCCTTTGACCAGCCCGAAACCCTGACGGTCCAAGACCTCCCCACGCCAGTTCCCGGCCCCGGAGAGGTGGTGCTGGAGGTGCGCGCCGCCGGCGTGAACTATCCCGACGCCTTGATGGTGACCGGGCAATATCAGGTGCGCCCGCCGCTGCCGTTCACCCCAGGTGCTGAGGCAGCGGGCGTGGTGACCGCCGTCGGCGAGGGGGTCAAGCACCTGCGCGTGGGCCAGCGCGCAGCAGCCTTTACCGGCACCGGCGCCTTTGCCACGCACCTGAAAGCCCCAGCTGGGGCCGCATTTGCACTGCCCAGCGCCCTGAGTTTTGAGGTCGGCGCGACCCTGCCCCTGGCCTACGGCACCGCCATGCACGCGCTGACCGACCGGGGCCACCTGACAGCCGGGCAGACGCTGCTGGTTCTGGGCGCGGCGGGTGGGGTGGGGCTGGCCGCCGTGATGATTGGCAAAGCGCTGGGCGCGCGGGTCATTGCCGCAGCCAGCACGGAAGACAAGCTGGCCGTCGCCCGCGCCCACGGCGCCGACGAAACGGTGAATTACGAGCAGGGCGACCTCAAGGAGGCCCTGAAGACCCTGACGGGCAAGGCGGGCGTGGACGTGGTTCTGGACCCTGTTGGTGGCCACTGGGCTGAGAGCGCCTTCCGGGCGCTGGGCTGGAACGGGCGGTATCTGGTCGTGGGGTTTGCGGGCGGCGAGATTCCGCGCCTGCCGCTTAACCTGCCGCTGCTGAAAGGGGCCAGCCTGGTCGGCGTGTTCTGGGGGGAATACACGCGGCGCGACCCCAGGGGCAATGCAGAGCATCTGGCGCAGCTGATGGCCTGGATAGAAGCAGGCCAGGTGCGGCCCCTGGTCAGCGCGCGCTACGCACTAGACGATGCCCCGCGCGCCCTGCGGGACCTCTTGGAGCGCCGCGTGACTGGCAAGGTGGTGGTCGTGCCGTGA